One Mycobacterium paraseoulense genomic window, AGGACGGCCATCGTCGAGGCGGTGGCCACCGCGCTGCGGGCGCCCCGGTCTCTGCACGCCGCCCGCGCCGACGACGCCGACCTCTTCGCGCGAATCGCGCCGGTCGCACTCGGCGGAACCATCGATCGTGAGTACATCCCGCTGCTGTTGGAACAGGGCGGATTCCAGCCGCCACAGCCGGTGCTGCCACGCACCGCGAAACTCCCCGACGACTTCCGGGTGGCGATCATCGGCGCCGGTATCGCGGGATTGACCGCCGCGTTGGAATTGGCCGATTCCGGCGTGGAATACCAGATCTTCGACCGGCACGACGAGGTCGGCGGCACCTGGTACACGACCACCTATCCCGGCATCGGTGTGGACACCCCCTCGGCGTACTACTCGCTGTCGCGTGACATCAACGGCGACTGGTCCAGCTATTACCCGATGGGGCCGGAGTATCAGTCCTATCTGGTGTCGGTGGCCGACAAGTACGAACTGCGGCGGCGCACCCGCTTCGGTACCGAAGTCGAAGCCCTTTGGTGGGACGACGAGCGTCAGCAGTGGCAGATCCACGCGCTGGGGCCCGACGGTGCCCGTGAGGTCAGCTACGCCAATGTGGTGATCCCGGCCGCCGGCTACCTCAATCGGCCACGCTGGCCACGACTGAAGGGAAGGGGGACTTTCGCGGGAGTCGAAGTCCATTCCGCGCAGTGGGATCCCGGTCTGGATCTGACCGGCAAGCGGGTTGCCGTCATCGGTGCGGGCTGCACCGCGGTGCAGATCGTCGACGCCTGCGTCGACCAGGTGTCGCACCTGACGGTGTTCCAGCGCCAGCCGCACTGGGTGGCGCCGCGGCGGCGGCTCACCGATGACGTGCCCGACCATCAGCGATGGCTGGGCACCCGGCTGCCTTTCTACGCCAACTGGATTCGGCTCAAATCCTATTGGGGAACCGCCGACAACAACTACCCGGTGATCTTGTACGACGCAGAATGGGCGGCCGGCCATCTGTCCATTTCGCCGGCCAACGACGCGCTGCTGCAGATGTGCCTGAAGTACATCGACGACGTCTTCGGCGCCGGCAGCGAACTGGCACACAAGGTCACGCCGGACTTCGCGCCCTACGGCAAGCGGATCATCCGCGATCCCGGCGGATACTATGCGGCGCTGGCCCGCGAGCACGTCGACGTCGAAGCCAGCGAGCCGGCCCGAGTCAACGAGGCGGGCATCGTGACGGCCGACGGCCGGCAGATCGACCTGGACGTCATCGTCTACGCGACCGGTTACCATCTGGATTTCCTGTCCACCGTGGACATTCGGGGGCGAGGCGGCAAGAAGCTGGCCGACGAGTGGGGCGACCGGCCGCGGGCTTACCGCGGTGGGACCGTCCCGGGGTTCCCCAACCTGTTCATCTCGTCGGCGCCCAATTACAGCCCGGGACACGGCGCGGGCCACAATTTCGGCGTCGAGGTGATGGTGCACTACGTCATGGAATGCCTCCAGCTCATGGCACTGCGCGCGGCGTCGACGATCGAAGTGAAGCAGCGCGCCTGTGACGACTACGTCGCCGACATCGACGCGACGATGCAGGGCACGGTGTGGTGCCACACCCCGTCCGCCCACACCTACTACCGTTCGGGCGGCGGACGGATCGTGACGGCCTTCCCGTACCGGCTGCTCGACGTATGGCGTGATCACCGTGCACCGGTTGAGGGCGATTTCGAGTTGCAATGAGCGAGTTGCTCTCCGGGAGAACGGCTTTGGTCACCGGCAGTAGCCGCGGGATCGGCCGGGCGATCGCCCGGCGCTTGGCTGCGGCAGGCGCCACGGTGGCAGTCACGGCCCGTTCGCACGCCGCGTCGTCGTCGGTCCGCGGTCCAGCGGCCACCACGCTCCCCGGCACCGTCGGCGAGACGGTCGAGTTGATCGAGGCGGCGGGCGGGAAGGCGTTCGCCGTCGCGGCCGATCTCGAGGATGCCGGCCAGCGCGACGGGCTGATCGACGCGGTGCTCGACCGCGCGGGCCGCATCGACATCCTGGTCAACAACGCGGGTTTCGCGGACTACGCCCTGGTGGAGGACATGAGCCTGGAGACGTTCGACCGCACGGTGGAGCACTACCTGCGTACCCCGTTCGTCTTGACGAAAGCTACTGTGCCGCAGATGCGCAAGCAGGGCGCAGGCTGGATCGTCAACATCGGCTCGGTGACCGGCGTCGCCCCGGTGCGACCGTATCGCGACTACAACAAGACCTCCGGCGACGTGATCTACGCGTCATGCAAGGCCGCGCTGCA contains:
- a CDS encoding flavin-containing monooxygenase, which produces MSTGAPAKADRTGRADVDPDELRANLLRADPGVLVAVLAQLTGDAKVVDRFAPEITHVPDPPEQAGTTDPETRTAIVEAVATALRAPRSLHAARADDADLFARIAPVALGGTIDREYIPLLLEQGGFQPPQPVLPRTAKLPDDFRVAIIGAGIAGLTAALELADSGVEYQIFDRHDEVGGTWYTTTYPGIGVDTPSAYYSLSRDINGDWSSYYPMGPEYQSYLVSVADKYELRRRTRFGTEVEALWWDDERQQWQIHALGPDGAREVSYANVVIPAAGYLNRPRWPRLKGRGTFAGVEVHSAQWDPGLDLTGKRVAVIGAGCTAVQIVDACVDQVSHLTVFQRQPHWVAPRRRLTDDVPDHQRWLGTRLPFYANWIRLKSYWGTADNNYPVILYDAEWAAGHLSISPANDALLQMCLKYIDDVFGAGSELAHKVTPDFAPYGKRIIRDPGGYYAALAREHVDVEASEPARVNEAGIVTADGRQIDLDVIVYATGYHLDFLSTVDIRGRGGKKLADEWGDRPRAYRGGTVPGFPNLFISSAPNYSPGHGAGHNFGVEVMVHYVMECLQLMALRAASTIEVKQRACDDYVADIDATMQGTVWCHTPSAHTYYRSGGGRIVTAFPYRLLDVWRDHRAPVEGDFELQ
- a CDS encoding SDR family NAD(P)-dependent oxidoreductase; this translates as MSELLSGRTALVTGSSRGIGRAIARRLAAAGATVAVTARSHAASSSVRGPAATTLPGTVGETVELIEAAGGKAFAVAADLEDAGQRDGLIDAVLDRAGRIDILVNNAGFADYALVEDMSLETFDRTVEHYLRTPFVLTKATVPQMRKQGAGWIVNIGSVTGVAPVRPYRDYNKTSGDVIYASCKAALHRFTQGVAAELLDANIAVNCVGPSTAVRTPGAAQLIPNGFPTEPVEYLAETVLAMCHLPAAERTGLVAFSLHFPWSQQLPVHSLDGTAVLPPLPPPPTANPNIRAAGL